The Pyramidobacter porci genome contains the following window.
AGCATTCCATTCCTGAAAGCATGCCGCATAATAACAACACGCTTGGAAAGCCCTTTGGCATAAGCCGTGCGGATGTAGTCCTGCCGTATGGTTTCAACCATCGCCGAGCGTGTAGTTCGTGCAATCGAGGCCATATTCATCACGCCCAGCGAAAGTGCAGGCAACACGATACTCTTCCATGAGTTAGCACCATACACAGGGAACCATCTAAGTTTGAGAGAAAACAGCAGTATGAGCATCACCGCAAACCAAAAGATAGGCATGGACACTCCGATCAGTGACAAAACCATGCTGAAGTTATCAATAGATGTGTTCTGTTTTACAGCAGCTATCACACCGAGAGGTAATGCCAAAAGAATTGAAACGACTGCAGCTACAACGGTCAATTTGATTGTATAAGGGAAGCAGGCGAAGATCTTCTTCGTGACGGGATCGCCTGAAGCATAAGAGATTCCAAAGTTGCCG
Protein-coding sequences here:
- a CDS encoding ABC transporter permease; this encodes MIRYIIKRLLYMIPVLLGVILLVFLIMHLAPGNVAAMILGENATPEQISALENEMGLNRPILIQYFDYLWQLLHGNFGISYASGDPVTKKIFACFPYTIKLTVVAAVVSILLALPLGVIAAVKQNTSIDNFSMVLSLIGVSMPIFWFAVMLILLFSLKLRWFPVYGANSWKSIVLPALSLGVMNMASIARTTRSAMVETIRQDYIRTAYAKGLSKRVVIMRHAFRNGMLPTITVIGLEIGQMLGGSVLTETVFAWPGVGRLMIQAINGRDTPMVMGCIVLMTVCFSFVNLMVDLLYGVANPRIRTMYR